In Zingiber officinale cultivar Zhangliang chromosome 6A, Zo_v1.1, whole genome shotgun sequence, a single genomic region encodes these proteins:
- the LOC121994706 gene encoding protein TIFY 10a-like: RSQSLSGYFYCREAQKSQLSIFYGGKVLVFDNFPAEKAKNLMKLASKGSSTTNSLTCVPPSLLTEALTSSGSLSYQKNSTLVPKAASNPVVPLLKPIADLPIARKVSVQRFLEKRKDR; encoded by the exons CGATCTCAGAGTTTGTCTGGCTACTTTTATTGCAGGGAAGCACAAAAATCACAACTTTCAATCTTTTACGGAGGAAAGGTGCTGGTGTTCGACAATTTCCCAGCTGAAAAAGCTAAGAATCTAATGAAGCTAGCAAGCAAGGGGAGCTCCACTACTAATAGCTTGACCTGTGTACCCCCTTCCCTCCTTACTGAAGCCTTGACAAGCTCAGGATCATTATCTTATCAAAAAAACTCAACCTTGGTTCCTAAAGCTGCTAGCAATCCCGTGGTGCCCCTACTTAAACCA ATTGCAGATCTTCCTATTGCTAGAAAGGTTTCGGTTCAACGATTCCTCGAGAAAAGAAAAGATCGGTAA